A stretch of the Hydra vulgaris chromosome 09, alternate assembly HydraT2T_AEP genome encodes the following:
- the LOC136085402 gene encoding uncharacterized protein LOC136085402 — protein MDLGNILKEEKLPTTTFNLCTFNCHGLKSNIEYTKSLILSHDITFICEHWLSKLEHFIIKNIYKNTHSSFFHQANKHEQGRPFGGNAFFIRKHLFQNIIILYEDDHIFAINLKKNQTNIIIIGIYLSSSRNNQTSLEEYKSQLDIISGVINNYEGVAEFIVLGDFQSFPHEIYDFLKRASYTKNNYSVVLSDFIKSNELELVDVTKGSGPKITYRHNTLPNASYIDHIALSRYTSLLYSNCFVIPFLSQNMSDHLPVSIEIGIIGQSSQENNHKKSENYSIPNYAWNNNDFLQLYNNCLNINFNRHNFTNENYDEELIKVYTVITKSASEALSQYLFGKKPSLHSKSWWTPELSRSKDILSFYFKKWRENGFLKDLNSQIFIRYRMARKNFRNAIKNAQNKNLYKKYIKIEKLKNTNPKNFWNTFKNIKNEANSKLYTINNKKDKDSITKEFANSFENRLNTKAITYTSSNFEIPPCTKFDEVIISDENIKTVISRLKLNKSKDAFGISAEHLKNASCEALTEWLRKFFNFSINHGQTPKSMSTSLIIPLAKSYKKSLTDPNNYRGISIIPIFTKLMEYLILLICPEIKETHPLQFGFTKNSSTLHAEFVISETIKHYNNNNSPVYLCSLDAEKAFDSCNWDILFERLYNDKKLPLYIVNTISSLYYESSASVSYLGCKSYPFYLTQGVRQGSILSPYLYNIYTENLLDTLQNESTVGTSINGNYTGVVAYADDIILLSSTLSGLQKLLNTCNMYTHKNCIKLNADKTEFLLTGKKQIKNCTITLNNKKIKLHDKLNHLGFTWDTKSSPFASLNSLNIDHRISNFRAVIQTLIQSGIRFAHPNSIVQLYKTLAVPTLTYGLELCEHKKVLMQKLDIVGRNALKSLLNVSKHSKNYIHPLFFIEDISITIQQNKLNLFIRLMNNKITFDIIKSQPENKTAPQPFLDSIKGLCNKHELNLEKIIQSKKKIKIIGLKNLVPETDLQTLKCAVECWNSKEQRTIFKDILEKNIPR, from the coding sequence ATGGATTTAGGGAATATTTTAAAGGAAGAAAAACTTCCAACAAcaacatttaatttatgtaCTTTTAACTGCCACGGTCTAAAGTCCAACATTGAGTATACTAAATCGTTGATTCTCTCTCATGACATAACTTTTATATGTGAACACTGGTTATCGAAACtagaacattttattataaaaaatatatataaaaatacccATTCTTCATTTTTCCACCAGGCTAACAAACATGAGCAGGGTCGGCCGTTTGGCGGAAACGCGTTTTTTATTCGGaaacatttgtttcaaaacattattattcTTTATGAAGATGATCACATCTTCgcaataaatcttaaaaaaaatcagactaatattataattattggcATTTATCTCTCATCGTCGCGCAATAATCAAACATCGCTGGAGGAATACAAGAGTCAGTTGGATATAATTTCCGGTGTTATTAACAACTACGAGGGTGTTGCTGAATTTATTGTTCTTGGGGACTTTCAATCTTTTCCTCAcgaaatatatgattttttaaagagaGCTAGCTATACGAAAAATAACTACTCCGTGGTTTTATCAGATTTTATTAAGTCGAATGAACTTGAACTAGTGGACGTAACAAAAGGCTCTGGACCTAAGATAACGTATCGCCATAATACATTACCAAACGCATCTTACATAGATCACATAGCTCTCTCAAGGTATACGTCTCTTCTGTACTCAAATTGTTTCGTAATTccttttttatctcaaaatatGAGTGATCATTTACCAGTATCGATTGAAATTGGAATTATCGGACAATCTTCTCAAGAAAACAATcacaaaaaatcagaaaattataGCATTCCAAATTATGCCTGGaataacaatgattttttacaactatataACAATTgcttaaatattaattttaatcgtcacaattttacaaatgaaaattaCGACGAAGAACTTATCAAGGTATATACTGTTATTACAAAATCTGCATCTGAAGCACTTAGTCAATATTTATTCGGGAAAAAACCGTCTTTGCATTCAAAATCTTGGTGGACACCCGAGTTAAGCCGCAGTAAAGATattctttcattttattttaaaaaatggcgggaAAATGGGTTcctaaaagatttaaactctcaaatttttattcgatACCGGATGGCTCGTAAAAATTTCCGCAATGCTATCAAAAATGCTCAAAACAAAAACCtgtacaaaaaatacataaaaatcgaaaagttaaaaaatacaaatccaaaaaatttctggaatactttcaaaaatataaaaaacgaaGCAAACTCGAAATTGTAcaccataaataataaaaaagataaagactCAATCACGAAAGAATTTGCCAACAGTTTTGAAAATCGATTAAATACTAAAGCAATCACATATACctcttcaaattttgaaattccaCCTTGTACAAAATTCGACGAGGTAATAATATcagatgaaaatataaaaacggtTATTTCTCGccttaaattaaacaaatccaaAGACGCTTTTGGAATCTCAGCTGAACATTTAAAGAATGCGAGCTGTGAAGCACTAACAGAATGGCTCagaaaattctttaatttttctattaatcATGGGCAGACCCCAAAATCGATGTCTACATCACTCATAATACCACTCgctaaatcatataaaaaatcgCTAACTGATCCAAATAATTACCGCGGCATTAGCATCATTCCAATCTTTACGAAACTAATGGAATATCTCATCCTACTAATCTGTccagaaataaaagaaactcaTCCTCTTCAATTCGGTTTCACTAAAAATAGCTCAACCCTACACGCCGAATTTGTTATTAGTGAAACGATTAAACactataacaacaacaactcacCTGTCTATCTCTGTTCCCTCGATGCTGAAAAAGCGTTTGACAGCTGTAACTGGGACATTCTGTTTGAGCGACTCTACAATGATAAAAAACTCCCTCTATATATTGTTAATACCATATCATCATTATACTATGAAAGTAGTGCTTCTGTTTCTTATCTAGGTTGCAAATCATATCCATTCTATCTAACGCAAGGAGTGAGACAGGGATCTATTCTCTCGCCTTATTTGTATAACATTTACACCGAAAATCTACTAGATACCTTACAAAATGAAAGCACCGTAGGTACATCAATCAATGGAAACTATACGGGTGTTGTAGCATATGCTGATGACATTATACTCCTTAGCTCCACCCTTTCTGGCCTACAAAAGCTTCTTAATACCTGTAAtatgtacacacacaaaaactgtataaaatTGAATGCTGACAAAACCGAGTTCTTGCTCAccggaaaaaagcaaattaaaaactgcacAATAActctcaacaacaaaaaaataaaacttcatgataAACTTAATCACCTAGGTTTTACGTGGGATACAAAAAGTTCACCTTTTGCCTCACTTAATAGTTTAAACATTGATCACCGAATATCTAATTTCCGGGCAGTAATCCAAACTTTAATTCAATCAGGAATTCGTTTTGCTCACCCAAACTCCATTGTCCAGCTATATAAAACTTTGGCTGTCCCAACACTGACATATGGTCTTGAGCTTTGTGAACATAAAAAGGTATTAATGCAAAAGCTTGATATAGTTGGAAGAAACGCACTCAAGTCACTCCTCAACGTttcaaaacatagcaaaaattatattcatccCTTATTCTTTATTGAAGATATATCAATAACTATACAACAAAACAAGCTCAACTTATTTATTCGCCTGATGaacaataaaattacatttgatattattaagtCGCAGCCGGAAAACAAAACAGCCCCACAACCTTTTTTAGATAGTATCAAGGGTTTGTGTAATAAACATGAACTAAATCTGGAGAAAataattcaaagtaaaaaaaaaataaaaattattggcttaaaaaatttagttcctGAAACGGATCTTCAAACCCTAAAATGTGCAGTTGAATGCTGGAACTCAAAAGAACAAAGAACAATCTTCAAGgatattcttgaaaaaaatattcctagataa